The Streptomyces kanamyceticus genome window below encodes:
- a CDS encoding PP2C family protein-serine/threonine phosphatase, translating to MPSHVFADHAAAQPPERGAVDALISQTRRLRGEVDAVRRDAVADHGDPAGRWQRALCDLAVHQLNDLDDHLAQLRDGPPPTEAPAPPASAAPEEPRHGSLLSRVGSAEWNLLSDEAHWSAELYQILGRDPAAPPLSLDELPALVHDEDQPLLTAMVTDCLIDGKPIDGEFRIVRPDGGVRQVHMMGEPVLAADGSTASMWAVLRDVSELRRSQRAVRDTRDSLQRHRDRAHTEHQLAVELQEAVLPPWRGALRFPRGEGPGTLDLAAHHLPSSTGALIGGDWYDAMQLPDGQALLSVGDLTGRGVTVTSGMAMLLGALRGMAVAGAQPGQLMGWLNQLLDATVQPALGSAVCCRYDPAGHRLTWAQAGHPAPLLFRDGTGRALTPPDGVLLGAASGTAYGQADEQLRPGDLLLLHTDGLVPRRDRDAATDRLLSLASRFTGARTAQDCVRTVVEEFGAAPREDDACLLIARI from the coding sequence ATGCCGTCCCATGTCTTCGCGGACCACGCAGCCGCCCAGCCGCCCGAGCGCGGTGCGGTCGACGCGCTGATCTCGCAGACGCGTCGGCTGCGCGGCGAGGTCGACGCCGTGCGCCGCGACGCCGTGGCCGATCACGGGGACCCCGCGGGCCGCTGGCAGCGCGCCCTGTGCGATCTGGCGGTGCATCAACTCAACGACCTGGACGACCACTTGGCCCAGCTGCGGGACGGTCCGCCGCCGACCGAGGCACCGGCGCCGCCCGCTTCGGCCGCGCCCGAAGAGCCTCGCCACGGCTCTCTCCTGAGCCGGGTCGGCAGCGCCGAGTGGAACCTCCTCAGCGACGAGGCCCACTGGTCCGCCGAGCTCTATCAGATCCTCGGCCGCGACCCCGCCGCGCCGCCGCTCTCCCTCGACGAGCTCCCCGCCCTGGTGCACGACGAGGACCAGCCCTTACTGACCGCGATGGTCACGGACTGCCTCATCGACGGGAAGCCCATCGACGGCGAGTTCCGCATCGTGCGGCCCGACGGCGGCGTGCGCCAGGTGCACATGATGGGCGAGCCCGTGCTCGCCGCCGACGGCTCCACCGCCTCCATGTGGGCGGTACTCCGGGACGTCAGCGAACTGCGCCGCAGCCAGCGGGCGGTGCGTGATACGCGCGACTCGCTGCAGCGCCATCGCGACCGGGCGCATACCGAACACCAACTCGCGGTCGAACTGCAGGAGGCGGTCCTGCCGCCGTGGCGCGGCGCCCTGCGCTTCCCGCGGGGCGAAGGACCCGGCACGCTCGACCTCGCCGCACACCACCTCCCCTCCTCGACCGGCGCCCTGATCGGCGGCGACTGGTACGACGCGATGCAACTGCCGGACGGTCAGGCGCTGTTGAGCGTCGGTGACCTCACCGGACGCGGCGTCACCGTCACCTCCGGCATGGCCATGCTGCTCGGCGCGCTGCGCGGCATGGCGGTCGCCGGGGCGCAGCCCGGCCAGCTCATGGGCTGGCTCAACCAACTCCTCGACGCCACGGTGCAGCCCGCGCTCGGCAGCGCGGTCTGCTGCCGCTACGACCCCGCGGGCCACCGGCTCACCTGGGCGCAGGCGGGCCACCCCGCCCCGCTCCTGTTCCGCGACGGGACGGGGCGCGCGCTGACGCCACCGGACGGCGTACTCCTCGGAGCCGCCTCCGGCACCGCGTACGGGCAGGCCGATGAGCAACTGAGGCCCGGAGACCTGTTATTGCTGCACACCGACGGCCTGGTGCCACGACGCGACAGGGACGCGGCGACGGACCGGCTGCTCTCCCTCGCGTCCCGCTTCACCGGGGCGCGTACGGCACAGGACTGCGTGCGGACCGTCGTCGAGGAGTTCGGCGCGGCACCGCGCGAGGACGACGCCTGCCTGTTGATCGCGCGAATCTGA
- a CDS encoding DNA-binding protein NsdB: MNGQPNTRLSDLFGLAGWSKGELARLVNRQAAAMGHPQLATDTSRVRRWIDMGEIPRDPVPRVLAVLFTERLGRVVTTEDLGLVRHGRVGKRRGDGSVEHPDGMPWAPERTAAVLTEFTGMDLMLNRRGLVGAGAALAAGSALTSAMHDWLHTDPVLAADAPRIDDPLHADPAGFDRYEAAPIGSQEIEELERSVEVFRAWDAARGGGLQRKAVVGQLNEVGGMLAYRHPEHLQRRLWGVAANLAVLAGWMSHDIGLEPTAQKYFVIAAHAAREGGDRPRAGEALSRAARQMVHLGKPDEALDLMRLAKSGAGEEALPRTQAMLYTIEAWAQASMGRGQAMRRTLGIAEDLFVSDKGDVPPPSWMQMFDEADLHGMQALAYRTLADHEESAATIAQRHAKRAIELRVKNRNRSQIFDYISLASACFIADDPEQADRYARLALVSMRANSSHRTWDRLREMYRLTAQYSGYPKIQDLREEIKLALPRGSKRTGRTARA; this comes from the coding sequence GTGAACGGACAACCCAATACTCGCCTTTCGGACCTTTTCGGCCTCGCCGGTTGGTCCAAGGGTGAGCTCGCGAGGCTGGTGAACCGGCAGGCGGCGGCCATGGGCCACCCCCAACTGGCCACCGACACCTCGCGGGTGAGGCGGTGGATCGACATGGGAGAGATCCCGCGCGATCCGGTGCCCCGGGTACTCGCTGTTCTGTTCACCGAGCGTCTCGGCCGTGTCGTGACCACTGAGGATCTAGGTCTGGTCCGGCACGGGCGTGTAGGGAAGCGGCGTGGCGACGGGAGTGTGGAGCACCCCGACGGCATGCCGTGGGCGCCCGAGCGGACAGCCGCGGTCCTCACCGAATTCACGGGAATGGACCTCATGCTCAACCGACGCGGCTTGGTGGGCGCGGGCGCCGCGCTTGCCGCAGGCTCCGCACTGACCAGCGCCATGCACGACTGGCTGCACACCGATCCGGTCCTCGCGGCCGACGCCCCCCGCATCGACGATCCCCTGCACGCCGACCCCGCTGGGTTCGACCGCTACGAGGCCGCCCCCATCGGGTCGCAGGAGATCGAGGAACTGGAGCGCTCCGTCGAAGTGTTCCGCGCCTGGGACGCGGCCCGCGGGGGCGGGCTGCAGCGCAAGGCCGTGGTGGGCCAGCTCAACGAAGTGGGCGGCATGCTCGCCTACCGACACCCCGAACACCTCCAGCGCCGTCTGTGGGGCGTCGCTGCCAACCTCGCGGTGCTCGCGGGCTGGATGTCGCACGACATCGGCCTGGAGCCCACGGCACAGAAGTACTTCGTCATCGCCGCGCACGCCGCCCGAGAAGGAGGGGACAGGCCGCGTGCCGGCGAGGCCCTGTCGCGCGCAGCGCGGCAGATGGTGCACCTGGGCAAGCCCGACGAGGCCCTGGACCTGATGAGGCTCGCCAAGTCGGGAGCGGGCGAGGAGGCGCTGCCGCGCACCCAGGCCATGCTGTACACCATCGAGGCCTGGGCGCAGGCCTCGATGGGGCGCGGCCAGGCGATGCGGCGCACCCTCGGCATCGCCGAGGACCTCTTCGTGTCGGACAAGGGGGACGTGCCGCCGCCCAGCTGGATGCAGATGTTCGACGAGGCGGACCTGCACGGCATGCAGGCCCTGGCGTACCGCACCCTCGCCGACCACGAGGAGTCCGCGGCGACCATCGCCCAGCGGCACGCCAAGCGGGCCATCGAACTGCGGGTGAAGAACCGCAACCGCTCGCAGATCTTCGACTACATCTCCCTGGCATCGGCGTGCTTCATCGCCGACGACCCCGAACAGGCCGACAGGTACGCGCGGTTGGCGCTGGTGTCGATGCGGGCCAACTCCTCGCACCGCACCTGGGACCGGCTGCGTGAGATGTACCGGCTCACGGCGCAGTACTCCGGCTACCCGAAGATCCAGGACCTCCGCGAGGAGATCAAGCTCGCGCTGCCCAGGGGAAGCAAGAGGACGGGGAGGACGGCCAGGGCCTGA
- a CDS encoding aminoglycoside phosphotransferase family protein, whose amino-acid sequence MYAASSSVSAPPRPLHPRPPVPRGREVPPSSGSGPYLEPVRPGATQLGAGRTRRAPGPGTQPLSGRLDLSGPQGAQLRTAIASVHRICPEFNPVQVLRRSGRTVLLVGTAGRGTAVAKCLLDHSDLWAERIRHEIAAYRSFVRHRPPVRAPRLIAADPADGTLVIERMPGRVAALHRHPAEAPPRADIRAAFGSIVRLNDWRPPSDTFVRPLDYGRRISRFHELGLLTDRDMGDLQKLLHGIAHSVAHQGNGPLSMWQFNHGDALLSNVLLSPAGPALVDWEYAGWYLPGYDLATLWAVLGDAPAARREISQRAQSEGPAARDAFLVNLMLVLTREIRTYETAVQRSMHESTPAAPGPAHPGAAPSGEEQRLLLRRLHDDCQMARRAVRAAVGTR is encoded by the coding sequence ATGTACGCAGCATCGTCCTCCGTGTCCGCCCCGCCCCGGCCGCTGCACCCGCGCCCCCCGGTCCCCCGGGGCCGCGAGGTTCCCCCCTCGTCGGGGAGCGGCCCGTATCTGGAGCCCGTGCGCCCCGGTGCCACGCAGCTCGGCGCCGGCCGGACGCGCCGTGCGCCGGGGCCCGGCACCCAACCGCTCAGCGGGAGACTCGACTTGTCCGGCCCCCAGGGGGCGCAACTGCGCACCGCGATTGCCTCAGTGCATCGCATCTGCCCCGAGTTCAATCCGGTGCAGGTGCTCCGCAGAAGCGGCCGCACCGTGCTGCTCGTCGGCACGGCGGGACGCGGCACCGCCGTCGCCAAGTGCCTGCTCGACCACTCGGATCTCTGGGCCGAGCGGATCCGGCACGAGATAGCGGCCTACCGCTCGTTCGTCCGGCACCGCCCGCCGGTCAGGGCTCCACGGCTCATCGCCGCCGACCCCGCTGACGGCACGCTGGTGATCGAGCGGATGCCGGGACGGGTGGCGGCGCTGCACCGGCATCCGGCGGAGGCCCCGCCGCGCGCCGACATCAGGGCGGCGTTCGGTTCGATCGTCCGGCTGAACGACTGGCGTCCGCCGTCGGACACGTTCGTCAGGCCGCTGGACTACGGACGGCGCATCTCCCGCTTCCACGAGCTCGGCCTGCTCACCGACCGCGACATGGGCGACCTGCAGAAGCTGCTGCACGGCATCGCGCACTCGGTGGCACACCAGGGCAACGGGCCGCTCTCCATGTGGCAGTTCAACCACGGCGACGCCCTCCTGTCGAACGTACTGCTTTCGCCCGCAGGGCCCGCCTTGGTCGACTGGGAGTACGCGGGCTGGTACCTGCCCGGGTACGACCTGGCGACGCTCTGGGCGGTCCTCGGGGACGCACCGGCGGCACGGCGCGAGATCAGCCAGCGGGCACAGAGCGAGGGCCCCGCGGCGCGCGACGCCTTCCTGGTCAACCTGATGCTCGTCCTGACCCGGGAGATCCGTACGTACGAAACGGCCGTGCAGCGTTCGATGCACGAATCGACCCCGGCGGCACCGGGCCCGGCCCACCCCGGTGCTGCGCCGTCCGGCGAGGAACAGAGGCTGCTGCTGAGGCGGCTGCACGACGACTGCCAGATGGCCCGCCGGGCCGTGCGTGCGGCGGTCGGCACTCGCTGA
- a CDS encoding ThuA domain-containing protein, producing the protein MSCHARDIRGLRSLRRAAVALVAALLLTVGFLPGAGATAADKAPAFRALLFTKAVGYVHDSIPAGVQMLKEQAAANDFEVVQTDDAAVFDDAKLKDFDVIVMLQNSGMVWDTEAQRDAMKKYVKSGKGVVALHNTLDMGVEDSFPWWDDLINAGAHMPAHSPGVLKGTAKVADRAHPSTKGLPERWERPEEWYNFDKNPRGDVHVLVTADESTYDPGGSKMGADHPISWCRNAEGGKVWATAMGHDKASYSEPAFREHVLGGIKWAAGNAPGDCGGTVWSGYEKTALDDNTADPMELDVAKDGKVFYVQRSGEVKVFDPKTHATSTAGKLDTYTGGEDGLVGMELDPKFADNRWIYLYYAPAKATDDVNRLSRFTVKKDNTLDLASEKKLLDVPAYRDRTFPEPGHTGGAVEFGPDRTLYLGVGDDTPPNLDPAWQGYAPLDWRPGKQMLDAARTAGNTNDLRGKILRIKPTDSGGYTIPKGNLFKQGTAKTRPEIYAMGFRNPFRFTVDPKNGYVHASDYGPDRGGPTTDRGPEGLVEVNVIKKAGNFGWPFCHGNNQAYAPYDPDTQKAGAKFDCAKPTNPSPNNTGLKDLPPLQQPDIWYGYGESKEFPEMGAGGSAPMSGPVYHYDAKNPSTTKFPAYFEGANFFYEWARDSVKEIRFDKDGKLLKINDFLKSAKFAKPMDMTFGPDGSLYVLEWGSEFGGGNNDSGLYRVDYAQGRRIPLAKAKASATNGPVPLKVDFSSAGSTDPDGDPLTYAWDFDGDGTYDSTDANPSHTYTVKGDFNAQLKVTDSTGKSGYANIPVTAGNTAPTVKVETPVDGKLIDFGDKIPYKVTVTDPEDGTIDCSKVTVNPALGHDDHEHPTTDIPGCEGTVDTGDLGGHPEGADLTYVLNAKYTDKGGEGVSALTGYGRSVLQPKHKQAEYRDDQSGTRIVSQEGAENGKRIGDISDGDWIAYSPMSVEGVSKVSYKLSSPYGVGSVELRADAPDGKLLATTPVPDTGGWDTYQNTPDVPVEALTGTHKLYLVFTSPQDNAFDVDAVRFTTS; encoded by the coding sequence ATGAGCTGTCATGCTCGTGACATACGCGGTCTGAGAAGCCTTCGAAGAGCAGCGGTCGCCCTGGTCGCCGCGCTGCTCCTCACCGTGGGCTTCCTGCCCGGCGCCGGAGCCACGGCCGCCGACAAGGCACCAGCCTTCCGCGCCCTGCTCTTCACCAAGGCCGTCGGCTACGTCCACGACTCCATTCCGGCGGGCGTCCAGATGCTCAAGGAGCAGGCCGCCGCGAACGACTTCGAGGTCGTGCAGACCGACGACGCCGCCGTCTTCGACGACGCCAAGCTCAAGGACTTCGACGTCATCGTCATGCTGCAGAACTCCGGCATGGTCTGGGACACCGAGGCCCAGCGCGACGCGATGAAGAAGTACGTCAAGAGCGGCAAGGGCGTCGTCGCGCTGCACAACACCCTCGACATGGGCGTCGAGGACTCCTTCCCCTGGTGGGACGACCTCATCAACGCCGGTGCCCACATGCCCGCCCACTCGCCGGGCGTCCTCAAGGGAACCGCCAAGGTCGCCGACCGCGCCCACCCTTCCACCAAGGGGTTGCCGGAGCGCTGGGAGCGCCCGGAGGAGTGGTACAACTTCGACAAGAATCCCCGGGGTGACGTGCACGTCCTGGTCACCGCCGACGAGAGTACGTACGACCCGGGCGGCTCCAAGATGGGCGCCGACCACCCCATCTCCTGGTGCCGCAACGCCGAGGGCGGCAAGGTGTGGGCCACCGCCATGGGCCACGACAAGGCGTCCTACAGCGAACCCGCCTTCCGCGAGCACGTGCTCGGCGGCATCAAGTGGGCGGCGGGCAACGCCCCCGGCGACTGCGGCGGCACGGTCTGGTCCGGCTACGAGAAGACCGCCCTGGACGACAACACCGCCGACCCCATGGAGCTCGACGTCGCCAAGGACGGCAAGGTCTTCTACGTCCAGCGCAGCGGCGAGGTGAAGGTCTTCGACCCGAAGACCCACGCCACCTCCACCGCGGGCAAGCTCGACACGTACACCGGCGGCGAGGACGGCCTGGTCGGCATGGAACTCGACCCGAAGTTCGCCGACAACCGCTGGATCTACCTCTACTACGCGCCCGCCAAGGCGACGGACGACGTCAACCGGCTCTCCCGCTTCACGGTCAAGAAGGACAACACCCTCGACCTCGCCAGCGAGAAGAAGCTCCTGGACGTACCCGCCTACCGCGACCGCACCTTCCCGGAGCCGGGACACACCGGCGGCGCCGTCGAGTTCGGCCCCGACCGCACCCTCTACCTCGGCGTCGGTGACGACACCCCGCCCAACCTCGACCCGGCCTGGCAGGGATACGCCCCACTCGACTGGCGTCCCGGCAAGCAGATGCTGGACGCGGCCCGCACCGCGGGCAACACCAACGACCTGCGCGGCAAGATCCTGCGCATCAAGCCGACGGACTCCGGCGGCTACACCATCCCCAAGGGCAACCTCTTCAAGCAGGGCACGGCAAAGACCCGCCCCGAGATCTACGCGATGGGCTTCCGCAACCCGTTCCGGTTCACCGTCGACCCCAAGAACGGCTACGTGCACGCCTCCGACTACGGCCCCGACCGCGGCGGCCCGACCACGGACCGCGGCCCCGAGGGGCTCGTCGAGGTCAACGTCATCAAGAAGGCGGGCAACTTCGGCTGGCCGTTCTGCCACGGCAACAACCAGGCGTACGCCCCTTACGACCCCGACACCCAGAAGGCGGGCGCCAAGTTCGACTGCGCCAAGCCCACCAACCCCTCGCCCAACAACACCGGCCTCAAGGACCTGCCGCCGCTCCAGCAGCCCGACATCTGGTACGGCTACGGCGAGTCCAAGGAGTTCCCCGAGATGGGCGCGGGCGGCTCGGCGCCGATGAGCGGGCCCGTCTACCACTACGACGCGAAGAACCCCTCCACGACCAAGTTCCCCGCCTACTTCGAGGGCGCGAACTTCTTCTACGAGTGGGCGCGCGACTCGGTGAAGGAGATCCGCTTCGACAAGGACGGCAAGCTCCTGAAGATCAATGACTTCCTGAAGTCGGCGAAGTTCGCCAAGCCGATGGACATGACCTTCGGCCCGGACGGCTCGCTGTACGTCCTGGAGTGGGGCAGCGAGTTCGGCGGCGGCAACAACGACTCCGGGCTCTACCGCGTCGACTACGCCCAGGGCCGGCGCATCCCGCTCGCCAAGGCCAAGGCGTCCGCCACCAACGGCCCCGTCCCGCTCAAGGTCGACTTCTCCAGCGCGGGCAGCACCGACCCGGACGGCGACCCCCTCACCTACGCCTGGGACTTCGACGGCGACGGGACGTACGACTCGACCGACGCGAACCCCTCGCACACCTACACCGTCAAGGGGGACTTCAACGCCCAGCTGAAGGTCACCGACTCGACGGGCAAGTCCGGCTACGCCAACATCCCCGTTACCGCGGGCAACACCGCGCCCACGGTCAAGGTCGAGACCCCGGTCGACGGCAAGCTCATCGACTTCGGAGACAAGATCCCCTACAAGGTCACGGTGACCGACCCGGAGGACGGCACCATCGACTGCTCCAAGGTGACGGTGAACCCGGCGCTCGGCCATGACGACCACGAGCACCCCACCACCGACATCCCCGGCTGCGAGGGGACGGTCGACACCGGCGACCTCGGCGGCCACCCGGAGGGCGCCGACCTCACGTACGTCCTCAACGCCAAGTACACGGACAAGGGCGGGGAAGGCGTGAGCGCCCTGACCGGTTACGGCCGCTCGGTCCTCCAGCCCAAGCACAAGCAGGCCGAGTACCGCGACGACCAGTCGGGCACCCGCATCGTCTCGCAAGAGGGTGCCGAGAATGGCAAGCGCATCGGTGACATCAGCGACGGGGACTGGATCGCGTACAGCCCGATGAGCGTCGAGGGCGTGAGCAAGGTCAGCTACAAGCTGTCGTCGCCCTACGGCGTCGGCTCCGTCGAACTGCGCGCGGACGCCCCCGACGGCAAGCTGCTCGCCACCACTCCGGTGCCCGACACCGGCGGCTGGGACACCTACCAGAACACGCCCGACGTCCCGGTGGAGGCGCTGACCGGCACGCACAAGCTGTATCTGGTCTTCACCTCGCCCCAGGACAACGCGTTCGACGTCGACGCGGTGCGGTTCACCACGTCATAG
- a CDS encoding sugar phosphate isomerase/epimerase family protein, with amino-acid sequence MAWQLGANPWIWHSPVTSEALGETLPRLAGWGFDCVELPLESPADWDPASTVKLLDATGLTPAAVIAVMAEGRNLVRADPATVRVTQDYLRRCVDAAHAVGAPVVAGPVYAPVGRTWRMDGAARSAAYEEWREHLAPVVAYAARAGVRIAVEPLNRYETSLLNTVAQTLDALEGLPEEPIGIALDTYHQNIEEHSLPEAVHAAAGRIAHVQVCANDRGAPGADHLDWPGFLRALHEVGYQGPLCIESFTAHNDAIAVAASVWRPLARSQDALATDGIGFLRRTLAAL; translated from the coding sequence GTGGCCTGGCAGTTGGGCGCCAACCCGTGGATCTGGCACTCGCCCGTGACCAGTGAGGCGCTCGGCGAGACGCTGCCCCGTCTCGCGGGCTGGGGCTTCGACTGCGTGGAACTCCCGCTGGAGAGCCCCGCCGACTGGGACCCCGCGTCCACCGTCAAACTCCTCGACGCCACGGGCCTGACCCCCGCCGCCGTCATCGCGGTCATGGCCGAGGGGCGCAACCTGGTCCGTGCCGACCCGGCGACCGTCCGCGTCACTCAGGACTACCTGCGCCGCTGCGTCGACGCCGCCCACGCGGTGGGCGCCCCCGTGGTGGCGGGCCCGGTGTACGCGCCGGTCGGGCGCACCTGGCGGATGGACGGCGCCGCGCGTTCGGCGGCGTACGAGGAGTGGCGCGAGCACCTCGCCCCGGTCGTCGCCTACGCGGCGCGCGCCGGTGTCCGCATCGCCGTCGAACCCCTCAACCGCTACGAGACGAGCCTGCTCAACACCGTCGCGCAGACCCTCGACGCCCTCGAAGGGCTACCCGAGGAGCCGATCGGCATCGCGCTGGACACCTACCACCAGAACATCGAGGAACACTCCCTGCCCGAGGCCGTCCACGCCGCGGCGGGGCGCATCGCGCACGTCCAGGTGTGCGCGAACGACCGGGGCGCGCCCGGCGCCGACCACCTCGACTGGCCCGGCTTCCTGCGCGCCCTGCACGAGGTCGGCTATCAAGGCCCGCTGTGCATCGAGTCGTTCACCGCGCACAACGACGCCATCGCCGTAGCCGCCTCCGTCTGGCGCCCGCTGGCCCGCAGCCAGGACGCGCTCGCCACCGACGGCATCGGCTTCCTGCGCCGCACCCTCGCGGCCCTCTGA
- a CDS encoding substrate-binding domain-containing protein, which translates to MNPRMVRGRTARRRALASAAVLLTGALLASCSSDTPPDAPAAAGESQDSGGDKPSKFFERAEYERQLKLGEETPKGPEGKPWEQMLEPQMVSTAQYRKKGQGDDVHLCFSNAGVFNPWRQVGLKTMKAEVKLHEEISDFTVLDAQGKDDKQISDIQELAGNKDCDALIVSPNTTATLTPAVKEACGKLPVIVFDRGVETDCAVTFVNPIGGYGYGAVAADFLVEKVKPKGKILALRISPGVDVLETRWSAAKLAFDKSELDVADVKFTDGDPAKTKSIVADAISRHGSIDGVWMDSGATAVAAVEAFEDAGVDVPPITGEDQQDFLQVWKDKKLTAIAPTYPTFQWRTPVIAALRVLDGKSVPKEWKLPQPTVTQDNLDEYLKDGMPPLHYAMCGCQRMPGFPGDWGGKK; encoded by the coding sequence ATGAATCCCCGCATGGTCCGCGGACGCACGGCCCGCAGGCGCGCCCTCGCGTCGGCCGCCGTCCTGCTGACGGGCGCCCTGCTCGCCTCGTGCTCCAGCGACACCCCGCCGGACGCGCCCGCGGCGGCGGGCGAGAGCCAGGACTCCGGTGGCGACAAACCCTCCAAGTTCTTCGAACGAGCCGAGTACGAACGGCAGTTGAAGCTCGGCGAAGAGACCCCGAAGGGTCCCGAGGGCAAGCCCTGGGAGCAGATGCTCGAACCACAGATGGTCTCCACCGCCCAGTACCGGAAGAAGGGTCAGGGCGATGACGTCCACCTCTGCTTCTCCAACGCCGGGGTCTTCAACCCCTGGCGGCAGGTCGGCCTGAAGACCATGAAGGCCGAGGTGAAGCTGCACGAGGAGATCTCCGACTTCACCGTCCTCGACGCGCAGGGCAAGGACGACAAGCAGATCTCCGACATCCAGGAGCTGGCGGGCAACAAGGACTGCGACGCGCTGATCGTCTCGCCGAACACCACCGCCACCCTCACCCCCGCCGTGAAGGAGGCGTGCGGCAAGCTGCCCGTCATCGTCTTCGACCGAGGGGTCGAGACCGACTGCGCCGTCACCTTCGTCAACCCCATCGGCGGGTACGGCTACGGCGCGGTCGCCGCGGACTTCCTCGTCGAGAAGGTGAAGCCCAAGGGCAAGATCCTCGCCCTGCGCATCTCGCCCGGTGTGGACGTCCTGGAAACCCGCTGGTCGGCGGCGAAGCTCGCCTTCGACAAGAGTGAACTCGATGTCGCCGACGTGAAGTTCACCGACGGCGACCCGGCCAAGACCAAGTCGATCGTGGCCGACGCGATCTCCCGGCACGGCTCCATCGACGGCGTCTGGATGGACTCCGGCGCCACGGCCGTCGCCGCCGTCGAGGCGTTCGAGGACGCGGGCGTCGACGTGCCGCCCATCACCGGCGAGGACCAGCAGGACTTCCTCCAGGTGTGGAAGGACAAGAAGCTCACCGCGATCGCCCCCACCTACCCCACGTTCCAGTGGCGTACGCCGGTCATCGCCGCGCTGCGCGTCCTCGACGGCAAGAGCGTCCCCAAGGAGTGGAAGCTCCCGCAACCGACCGTCACGCAGGACAACCTGGACGAGTACCTCAAGGACGGCATGCCGCCCCTGCACTACGCGATGTGCGGCTGCCAGCGCATGCCCGGCTTCCCCGGGGACTGGGGAGGCAAGAAGTGA
- a CDS encoding ABC transporter permease, whose amino-acid sequence MTTATATPAPHKRLARMLGTGAPVYALLAALLIVLAVTDIGFYEPDRFLAFVKRAAPLVILAAGQYLVIVCGEFDLSVGAIVTAGVVAAAEVYGSYPDAPWLLVAAGLLLAGALAGLVSGLITTRLRVPSFITTLGMMLILEGAVFYWTGGSPHGQLPQDFRQLGRGTAMGWLPWAVLACLVAGAVAVLLMRSDFGRTLIATGDNERAAALAGVRVHRARVIAFVLSGAAAALAAVLVGGFSGVSAQAGRGYEFEAITAVVLGGVVLGGGRGSVVAAMAGAFSLQALFTLLNLRGVSGALESTVQGVIVIAAVGIGAADFSRLRRRRRTHSPGGTPS is encoded by the coding sequence ATGACCACGGCCACGGCGACTCCCGCCCCGCACAAGCGTCTCGCCCGCATGCTCGGCACGGGAGCGCCCGTCTACGCGCTGCTCGCGGCGCTGCTCATCGTCCTCGCGGTCACCGACATCGGCTTCTACGAACCCGACCGCTTCCTCGCCTTCGTCAAGCGCGCCGCGCCGCTGGTGATCCTAGCCGCGGGCCAGTACCTGGTCATCGTCTGCGGCGAGTTCGACCTGTCCGTCGGCGCGATCGTCACCGCGGGAGTCGTCGCGGCCGCCGAGGTCTACGGCTCCTACCCCGACGCGCCCTGGCTGCTCGTCGCCGCCGGGCTGCTGCTGGCGGGCGCCCTGGCCGGACTGGTCAGCGGGCTGATCACCACCCGACTGCGCGTGCCGTCGTTCATCACCACGCTCGGCATGATGCTGATCCTCGAAGGCGCCGTCTTCTACTGGACCGGCGGCTCACCGCACGGCCAACTCCCGCAGGACTTCCGGCAACTGGGCCGTGGCACCGCCATGGGCTGGCTGCCTTGGGCGGTGCTGGCCTGCCTGGTCGCGGGAGCCGTCGCCGTACTGCTCATGCGCTCCGACTTCGGCCGCACGCTCATCGCCACCGGTGACAACGAACGCGCCGCCGCGCTCGCCGGGGTCCGGGTGCACCGCGCCCGCGTCATCGCCTTCGTCCTCTCCGGCGCGGCCGCCGCGCTCGCCGCGGTGCTCGTGGGAGGTTTCTCCGGGGTGTCCGCGCAGGCGGGCCGGGGCTACGAGTTCGAGGCGATCACCGCCGTGGTCCTGGGCGGCGTCGTGCTCGGCGGCGGCCGGGGAAGCGTCGTCGCCGCGATGGCGGGTGCCTTCTCGCTACAGGCCCTGTTCACGCTGCTCAACCTGCGGGGCGTGTCCGGCGCCCTGGAGTCCACCGTCCAGGGCGTCATCGTCATCGCCGCCGTCGGCATCGGGGCCGCCGACTTCTCCCGGCTGCGCCGTCGTCGTCGTACTCACTCACCGGGAGGGACACCCTCATGA